The Metabacillus sediminilitoris genome window below encodes:
- a CDS encoding ABC transporter substrate-binding protein — protein sequence MKKFMSLITFVIAFTIIAAGCTNKGASNESTGDGKVSLSLFLTMSNEGEKKAIENVVAKFEEENPEINIELNLPGGGYEDMLRVKMAANDMPDLFDTHGWSQLRYGEYVADQKDMDWVQHLDPALDQILKDDSGKVYAFPINQAKDGISYNVNVLEKYGVKPPKTIDEFITALETIKEKSKGDVTPLWIPGGDNWTIGQIFDELATPLVITDEKNSYGDELKDGSFDWSKYTPLAEKIKEMQEKGLINEDVLTAKIQQATELIAQDKIAFTFVAGSLGPDATELNPEVKVGTMPVPAFHEGDKQSWIGGERYTIAISKNTKHPEEARAFIDFISQPENLKIMAEGTSAPDALTNVDAENYFSEYYKQYEDVMVEPYFDRVYLPSGMWDVMATTGQELLADTLTPEQLSGKMGEEYTRLRNQ from the coding sequence ATGAAGAAGTTTATGAGTTTGATAACTTTTGTTATCGCTTTCACAATAATTGCAGCTGGATGTACAAATAAAGGTGCTTCAAATGAATCAACAGGGGATGGAAAAGTCTCATTATCGCTTTTCTTAACAATGTCTAATGAAGGAGAAAAAAAGGCAATTGAAAATGTTGTTGCAAAATTTGAAGAGGAAAATCCTGAAATAAATATTGAATTAAACCTTCCTGGTGGAGGATATGAAGATATGCTTCGTGTCAAAATGGCTGCGAATGATATGCCTGATTTATTTGATACACATGGCTGGTCACAGCTCCGTTATGGTGAATATGTAGCTGATCAAAAGGATATGGATTGGGTGCAGCATCTTGATCCGGCATTAGACCAAATCCTTAAGGATGACAGTGGAAAAGTATACGCTTTCCCGATTAACCAAGCAAAAGATGGCATTAGTTATAACGTAAATGTGTTAGAAAAGTATGGAGTAAAGCCGCCAAAAACAATCGATGAATTCATTACAGCACTTGAAACGATTAAAGAAAAAAGTAAAGGGGATGTTACGCCTTTATGGATTCCTGGTGGAGATAACTGGACAATTGGACAAATTTTCGATGAGTTAGCTACTCCTTTAGTCATAACAGATGAGAAAAATAGTTATGGAGATGAGTTGAAAGATGGATCATTTGATTGGTCGAAATATACTCCGCTAGCTGAAAAAATCAAAGAAATGCAAGAGAAGGGATTAATCAATGAAGATGTGTTAACAGCAAAGATTCAACAAGCGACAGAGCTGATTGCACAAGATAAAATTGCTTTTACATTCGTAGCTGGCTCACTTGGACCAGATGCAACGGAATTAAACCCAGAAGTCAAAGTAGGGACAATGCCGGTACCAGCATTTCATGAGGGAGATAAACAAAGTTGGATTGGCGGCGAACGTTATACGATCGCTATTTCAAAAAATACAAAGCATCCTGAAGAAGCGAGAGCATTTATTGACTTTATTTCACAACCTGAAAACTTAAAAATTATGGCGGAAGGAACATCGGCACCTGATGCACTAACAAATGTTGATGCTGAAAACTATTTCTCTGAGTACTACAAACAGTATGAGGATGTAATGGTTGAACCGTATTTTGACCGTGTGTATTTACCAAGTGGAATGTGGGATGTTATGGCAACTACAGGCCAGGAATTATTAGCTGATACGTTAACACCTGAACAACTTTCGGGAAAAATGGGTGAAGAGTATACACGTTTAAGAAATCAGTAA
- a CDS encoding LacI family DNA-binding transcriptional regulator, with protein MTTIKDIAAHANVSSSTVSRVLNNDPTISVTTETRERILEVSKELGYKTVRKRKNEQKLLKTTNHRIGIFLANTREEEEDGINDPYFTGIRNGVESECLNQGIYSNKIIRLSEDLQEQFIDDVDGLIVIGVMKPSELNRISDCLDHVVFINYSPDEDKYDSVISDFEKATTSALKHLFEQGYKSIGYLGGREREQITFRMVEDKRHTTYVDFMTRKGLYREDHVFIGEFSMNQGYKLMNDVIKRGDLPEAFFIASDSMAIGALRALQEENIRVPEDVAIVSFNDVQMAKFASTPLTSVKVYTEQMGRIGVQLLLDQLNGREIPLKITVPTKLCIRESSNVKKNI; from the coding sequence ATGACAACGATCAAAGATATTGCAGCACACGCGAATGTCTCGAGTTCGACTGTTTCAAGAGTTTTAAACAATGATCCGACTATTTCTGTAACAACTGAAACGAGAGAGCGAATTTTAGAGGTTTCGAAGGAATTAGGTTATAAAACGGTGAGGAAGCGAAAAAATGAACAAAAGCTTTTGAAAACAACGAATCATCGAATAGGCATCTTTTTAGCAAACACTCGCGAGGAAGAAGAAGACGGGATAAATGATCCGTATTTTACTGGAATAAGAAACGGGGTCGAGAGTGAGTGTCTTAATCAAGGGATCTATTCTAACAAGATCATTCGTTTATCAGAAGATCTCCAAGAGCAATTTATTGATGACGTTGATGGGTTAATTGTTATTGGTGTTATGAAGCCAAGTGAATTAAACCGAATCAGCGATTGTTTAGACCATGTTGTGTTTATTAACTATTCACCTGATGAGGATAAATATGATTCCGTTATTTCAGATTTTGAAAAGGCTACAACGAGTGCTTTAAAGCATTTGTTTGAGCAAGGGTATAAAAGTATTGGCTATCTCGGTGGACGAGAAAGAGAGCAAATTACTTTTCGAATGGTTGAAGATAAGCGTCATACAACATACGTAGATTTCATGACAAGAAAAGGACTTTATCGAGAAGACCATGTATTCATTGGTGAGTTTTCAATGAATCAAGGTTATAAGCTAATGAATGACGTCATTAAACGGGGGGATCTTCCAGAAGCCTTTTTTATTGCGAGTGATTCAATGGCAATCGGAGCTTTGCGAGCTTTACAAGAGGAGAATATTAGAGTACCTGAAGATGTCGCAATTGTGAGCTTCAATGATGTTCAAATGGCTAAATTTGCGAGCACACCTTTGACTTCTGTAAAAGTATACACGGAGCAAATGGGTCGGATAGGTGTTCAATTACTTCTCGACCAATTAAATGGGAGAGAAATTCCGTTGAAAATAACGGTTCCTACCAAATTATGTATTCGTGAAAGCTCAAATGTTAAGAAAAATATATAA